The Candidatus Acidiferrales bacterium nucleotide sequence CATCGAAATCCGGCCTGAGCGACCGCCGCCACTCCTCGGTGGCGCGCTCCCACTCGCGCTGAGCCAGCTCCATGCGCCCGGTCTTGAAATAGACGTCGCCGAGATGCACGTGGATGGTTGGGTCGCGGCTGATGCGCGCCGCTGCCCTCCGCAGATATTCTTCGGCCAGATCCAGCCGGTGCAGACGAAAATAGACCCAACCGAGGCTGTCGAGGTAGGCGCCGTTGAAAGGCTCGAGCTCGACTGCTTTCTGGATCAGGCTGAGCGCTTCCTGGAGCCGAACGCCTCGATCGGCCCAGGAATAACCCAGGTAATTGAGAGTGCCGGCGCTCTTGGAATTGATAGCCAGAACCTTCTTGAAACTTTCTTCGGCGAGGTCATATTTTTTTGATCGCTCGTAGATGGCGCCGAGAAGGAAGAAGACGTATTCCTGATCTTGAGGCTTGGCAGCGAGCTTTTCTGCCGCCCGCACTGCCTCCTCAGCTTCGGCGTAGCGCTTCCCGCGTTCCAGCACCTGGCCCATGGAGAGATGAATCTCGCGGTCGGTGGCATCGCCTTTGAGAAGCTTCCTGAGCTCGGCCACGGCCTGGTCGGTGTCGCCGCGCTCGCCCAAAAGCGTTCCCACCATGATGGCGGTGGCGCGGTTATCGGAAAATTTTGCGGCGGCAGCTTGAGCCTCGGCAACGGCCTGGTCAATCTGGCGATCCAGGCGCAGCGTGTCGGCCAGCAAGTTCCGGGCGCGGACCGCCTCTTCCCCTTCCGCGATCGCCACCGCCTCACGAAAGGTATGGATCGCCGTGGCGTAATCTTCCACCTGGCGATAGAGAAACCCCAGGCGCTCGAGCAACAACACCAGCCGATCCTTGCCGCCGCCCCCGCGCTGCACCCGGTTCCGTTCGGAGGCGACCAGTTCCGTCAACCTGAGAATGGCCTTCTCAAATTGGCCTTGATCCTCCTCCAGCGAAGCTTCGTTATAAAGCACCTCCAGGCTGTCGGGCGCCAGAGTCTTTGCTTGCTGGAGCGCGCTCGCCGCCAGGTCAAATTTTTTCTGAGCGCGATAGATCTGCGAAAGCCGCAAATAGGCTTGCGGATCTTCCGGCTCAACCTTCAAGGCCGCCTGATATTGGGCGAGGGCAAGATCCAACTTTTCTTCCTCCAGATAGAGCTGGCCGAGGCTGCGCCGGTATTCGGCGTTTGCCGGATCGGCCTCGATCGCTTTTTCGAAAGCCTCCACTGCCCGCGCGGTATCTTTCATCTGCTCGTAGGCACGGCCGAGCGCGGCATAGATCAGCGGGGAATCAGCCTGTGGCGCGGCCTCTTTCAATAGCTTGACGGCATCGTCATATCTTTTCTGCTCGATATAGATGGCGGAGAGTTGCTGCAAGGCCTGCTCTGAAGTCGGATCGAGGCCCAGCACCTTCTTGAGGATGGCCTCGGCCTTCTCCGTCTGGTTGGAGAGGCCGTAGAGGCGGGCGAGGGAGATCATGGCGTCGCGATCGTCGCCATCGATCCGCACGATCGCCTCATATTGCTCAATGGCGCGACGCAGTGTTTCGGGCGAGGCCGAGCCGGCCTCGGTGTTGCCCAGGGTGCGGACATAAATCCGGGCCAGCAGCTTGTGGGCGGCAAGATTGTCCGGATCCCGCTTCAGGATCTCCTGCGCTTCGAGGACGGCATCGCGGATACGTTGCGAGCGGGCATAGATGTCCGCCAGCCTGACCGCAATGCTGGGGGCGCCGGGATCGAGCGCGAGTGCCTTCTTGTACTCCTCGATGGCCTGGGTGGCGTAGGCAGACTGATTGGTAATCTCGTAGAGCTCTTCGTAAACGTGGGCGAGCGTAAAGTGGTAGTAGGCCTCGGCGCGCTTGGCCGGGTCAGGCTGCGTGTAGCTCGTGGCCGGGGGAAGCTCTCTCAAAGGCGCGGGGTCGTCGTCCTGCGCCGAGGCGAGCGGCAGCCAGATAAAAATGGCCAGCATGGCCCACGCCAGCCGGCCTCGCCAGAACCGATTGTTCATGCACCCATCCTGTTCCTAGCGCCGCTCCTGAACTTCCTATTATCATACAGGAAACGATTTCCGTCAAAGCTGCGTGCGACAAGAGCCAACGCCCTCAGCGAGGCGCGCGAACACCTCTTTCGAGAATCCGTTCCTCTTGTGA carries:
- a CDS encoding tetratricopeptide repeat protein; the protein is MNNRFWRGRLAWAMLAIFIWLPLASAQDDDPAPLRELPPATSYTQPDPAKRAEAYYHFTLAHVYEELYEITNQSAYATQAIEEYKKALALDPGAPSIAVRLADIYARSQRIRDAVLEAQEILKRDPDNLAAHKLLARIYVRTLGNTEAGSASPETLRRAIEQYEAIVRIDGDDRDAMISLARLYGLSNQTEKAEAILKKVLGLDPTSEQALQQLSAIYIEQKRYDDAVKLLKEAAPQADSPLIYAALGRAYEQMKDTARAVEAFEKAIEADPANAEYRRSLGQLYLEEEKLDLALAQYQAALKVEPEDPQAYLRLSQIYRAQKKFDLAASALQQAKTLAPDSLEVLYNEASLEEDQGQFEKAILRLTELVASERNRVQRGGGGKDRLVLLLERLGFLYRQVEDYATAIHTFREAVAIAEGEEAVRARNLLADTLRLDRQIDQAVAEAQAAAAKFSDNRATAIMVGTLLGERGDTDQAVAELRKLLKGDATDREIHLSMGQVLERGKRYAEAEEAVRAAEKLAAKPQDQEYVFFLLGAIYERSKKYDLAEESFKKVLAINSKSAGTLNYLGYSWADRGVRLQEALSLIQKAVELEPFNGAYLDSLGWVYFRLHRLDLAEEYLRRAAARISRDPTIHVHLGDVYFKTGRMELAQREWERATEEWRRSLRPDFDAEEYARTDKKLTDLKHLLAKKRQVDVKKKPD